The genomic segment GAGCAGCAGACCGCCGAAGAGGTTCAGCCACACCACCAGGGGCAGCAGCAGGGCGATGAGCGCCGTGGCGGAGCGCCGTACGAGGCCGAGGATCAGCAGGACGGGGAGGAGGACCCCGATCCACGGCAGGAAGGTCTCGGTGAGGCTGCCGAGGTTGCCGAGCCGGTTGGGGATCTCGGCGTGGAAGACCATCACCAGCATCACCAGGACCGAGCAGACCGCGAGCAGGATGCCGCGCCGCCAGATGCCCCGGTCCGCCTTCAGGCGGGCCAGACCGGCCCGGAAGCGGGAGCCGGCGCGCGGCGGCTCCGCGTTGTCGTTGCCGGTGTCCGCTCCGTACGCCTGCACCATCGCGCTTCCTCACTGCGTTGCCCTGCATGTCGCCGCGCCCTTGACCCTAGGGGATCGGCGACCGTTTTCCCTCCGCCGGTGTCGGCGGCACGGAGAAGAGGACGACCGGAACGGGACCATGGGTTCCGCTTTGTGCCGGACCGTCCGGGGCTGTGACCGACCCCTCATCTCCGGCCGGACCGGTCCGGCGCGTCGGAACGCGCACCCGGCGGCGCCCGGGCCGGGGCGGCGGGCGGTACGGTCAGCGCCGGCGGGAGGCGCCGGGCGCGTCGCGGGGTCCGGACGGGTCGGCGGGGCGGGGCGCCGGGGCCAGGCCCTGCATCAGGGCATCGATGACCCGGTCGACCAGGTCGTCGGGGAGCGGCGCGTCGCGGCGGTGCAGGGTCCGTACGAGCATCGCGCCGACGAGCAGGTCGTCCATCAGCTCGACGTCGAGGTCGTCCCGCAGCTCGCCCGCGTCGACGGCGCGGCGGACCGCGTCGACCATCGCGGCCCGACGCGGCGCGATGACGGTGTTCTGGTACTCGGTCCAGAGCCGGGGGTGGCTCTTCATCTGCGCGAACACGTTGTGCAGCATGACCGACGAGCGCTGCGCCAGCCCCCGGGTGCGATGGGACTCCATGAGCAGGCGCAGGTCGGCGAGTCCGGCGGTGCCGGAGACGACGGGGTCCGGCGGTTCCATGTCGCGGAGCACGTCGAGGAAGAGCTCTTCCTTGCCGTGCCAGCGGCGGTAGATGGTGGCCTTGCCGACCTTGGCGGTACGGGCGATGCGTTCGATGGAGAGTCCGGCGAGGGGTTCACCGGCCTCCAGGAGGGCGATGACGGCGTCCAGGATGGCCCGCTCGGCGGCGGCGCTGCGGGGGCGGCCCGGCCCCCGGTCGTGGTCGTGCGCCCGGGTGTGCTCCGGCTCGTGCGCCGGGTCCTCCTCCGGGCCCGGCTCCGGATTCTGCTCCGGACCCGCTTGCGGACCTGGTGCCGAGCCCTGCTCCGGGCCTGGTTCCCGACCGTGCTCCGGGCCCTGCTCGCGCTCCTGATGCCGCACCTGGTTCCGCCTCTCCTCGCCCGTACGAACGCTCCCACGATTCTCGCCGACCG from the Streptomyces sp. NBC_01335 genome contains:
- a CDS encoding TetR/AcrR family transcriptional regulator C-terminal ligand-binding domain-containing protein, with protein sequence MRHQEREQGPEHGREPGPEQGSAPGPQAGPEQNPEPGPEEDPAHEPEHTRAHDHDRGPGRPRSAAAERAILDAVIALLEAGEPLAGLSIERIARTAKVGKATIYRRWHGKEELFLDVLRDMEPPDPVVSGTAGLADLRLLMESHRTRGLAQRSSVMLHNVFAQMKSHPRLWTEYQNTVIAPRRAAMVDAVRRAVDAGELRDDLDVELMDDLLVGAMLVRTLHRRDAPLPDDLVDRVIDALMQGLAPAPRPADPSGPRDAPGASRRR